A single Chanos chanos chromosome 8, fChaCha1.1, whole genome shotgun sequence DNA region contains:
- the atg9a gene encoding autophagy-related protein 9A, with protein MAHFDTEYQRLEASYSDSPPGEENLLVHVPEGSKPQWHHIENLDLFFQRAYNMHQKNGLTCMLLGEIFELVQLVFVVAFTVFLANCVDYDILFANKFVIHTNSSKVTLPDAFLPMEVCSARIRNNVFVIFILVISGVFWLHRLVKFIYNICCYWEIRSFYINALKVSMADLPYFTWQEVQARIIEIQKEHQICIHKKELTELDIYHRILRFKNYMVAMVNKSLLPIRFSLPMLGDTVFYTRGLKYNFELIFFWGPGSLFENEWSLKSEYKRGGNRLELADRLSSRILWIGIANLLLCPVILIWQILYAFFSYTEVIKREPGSLGARCWSLYGRCYLRHFNELDHELMSRLSKGYKASSKYMNCFMSPLLTVVAKNVAFFAGSILAVLITLTVYDEDVLAVEHVLSSITLLGVCITICRSFIPDKHMVFCPEQLLKVILAHIHYMPDHWQGNAHRYETRDEFAQLFQYKAVFILEELLSPVITPFILIFCLRRKSLEIIDFFRNFTVEVVGVGDTCSFAQMDVRQHGHPAWMSAGKTEASIYQQAEDGKTELSLMHFAITNPHWQPPRESTHFISQLKEKVHREAAAGQLGATSENLAFTSTQSLQSESEPRSLIANLLAGPPSLASLHLGRDGSIGMNEGASALRSLSPLSASLNLRGSYASARVPRPDHPAVAAGRAMAGSGTDARTVSSGSSAWEGQLTSMVLSEYASTEMSIHALYMHELHKQQSRREVSRHTWHRQESDESSESVHDDPEASHNLPRSNTFPFGGTPNQEGAALQMSGQRRYGGTTESLCGSSRIQRTPRVPMGGWTEETQTGRHHEPVPEEGSDDELPPHIHKVT; from the exons ATGGCCCACTTTGACACCGAGTACCAGCGTTTGGAGGCATCTTACAGCGACTCTCCACCCGGAGAGGAGAATCTACTCGTCCACGTGCCAGAGGGATCTAAAC CTCAATGGCATCACATAGAGAACTTGGACCTTTTCTTCCAGCGA GCCTATAATATGCATCAGAAGAATGGATTGACCTGTATGCTGCTGGGGGAGATATTTGAGCTTGT CCAACTGGTCTTCGTGGTGGCGTTCACTGTGTTTCTGGCAAACTGTGTGGATTATGACATCCTGTTTGCCAACAAATTTGTGATTCACACTAACTCTTCAAAGGTGACACTTCCGGATGCTTTCCTACCTATGGAAGTGTGCAGTGCTCG TATCCGTAACAATGTGTTTGTTATCTTCATCTTGGTGATCTCTGGAGTTTTCTGGCTTCACCGCCTTGTCAAATTCATCTACAACATCTGCTGTTACTGGGAGATCCGATCTTTCTACATCAATGCTCTCAAAGTTTCAATG GCAGATCTCCCTTATTTCACATGGCAGGAGGTGCAGGCGCGTATCATTGAGATCCAGAAAGAGCATCAGATATGCATTCACAAAAAAGAGCTGACTGAACTGGACATCTACCACCGCATACTACGTTTCAAAAACTACATGGTAGCCATGGTCAACAAATCCCTTCTCCCTATTCGCTTCAGCCTTCCTATGCTAGGTGACACTGTCTTCTACACACGTGGACTGAAGTACAACTTTGAGCTCATTTTCTTTTGGGGTCCAGGCTCCCTCTTTGAAAACGAATGGAGCTTGAAGTCCGAGTACAAGCGTGGAGGGAACCGTTTAGAACTGGCGGACCGGTTAAGCTCAAGGATCTTGTGGATCGGAATCGCCAACTTACTCCTTTGTCCCGTGATCTTGATCTGGCAGATCCTCTATGCGTTCTTCAGCTACACAGAAGTCATTAAACGGGAACCGGGAAGCCTGGGTGCCCGGTGCTGGTCTTTGTACGGCCGTTGCTACCTGCGCCATTTCAATGAACTGGACCATGAACTGATGTCTCGTCTCAGCAAGGGCTACAAGGCCTCCTCAAAGTACATGAATTGCTTCATGTCGCCGCTGCTTACGGTGGTGGCCAAGAACGTTGCGTTCTTCGCCGGCTCCATCCTCGCTGTGCTCATCACTCTAACTGTTTATGATGAGGATGTCCTGGCCGTAGAACATGTCCTCAGCAGTATTACCCTGCTTGGAGTCTGCATCACAATCTGCAG ATCATTTATTCCAGATAAGCATATGGTGTTCTGCCCGGAGCAGCTCCTGAAGGTGATCCTAGCCCATATCCATTACATGCCTGACCATTGGCAGGGGAACGCACACCGTTATGAGACCAGAGATGAGTTCGCCCAGCTCTTCCAGTACAAAGCT GTGTTTATTCTGGAGGAACTGCTAAGTCCTGTCATTACTCCTTTCATCCTTATCTTCTGTCTTCGCCGTAAATCGCTTGAGATTATCGATTTCTTCAGGAACTTCACCGTGGAGGTGGTGGGGGTCGGGGACACCTGTTCCTTTGCACAGATGGACGTCCGTCAGCATGGACATCCCGCG TGGATGTCTGCAGGGAAGACTGAGGCATCCATCTACCAGCAGGCTGAAGACGGGAAAACGGAGTTGTCCCTCATGCATTTTGCCATCACTAACCCTCACTGGCAGCCTCCACGTGAGAGCACACACTTTATCAGCCAGCTTAAGGAAAAAGTGCACCGTGAGGCCGCCGCTGGACAATTGGGAGCGACGTCGGAAAACCTTGCCTTCACGTCCACGCAGTCACTGCAATCTGAGTCAGAG CCTCGCAGTCTGATTGCCAACCTTTTGGCTGGACCACCCTCCCTGGCCTCTCTCCACCTCGGACGGGACGGGTCCATCGGCATGAACGAGGGAGCATCTGCCTTACGATCCCTCTCGCCCCTGAGCGCCAGCCTGAACCTGCGGGGCAGCTACGCCTCTGCTCGGGTGCCCAGACCAGACCACCCCGCTGTGGCCGCAGGCCGAGCTATGGCAGGATCAGG CACCGATGCCCGCACTGTTAGCTCTGGCAGTAGTGCTTGGGAAGGTCAGCTGACTAGCATGGTCCTCTCTGAATATGCCTCCACAGAGATGAGCATTCATGCCCTCTATATGCATGAG CTTCATAAGCAGCAGTCGCGCAGGGAGGTGTCTCGACACACGTGGCACAGGCAGGAGAGTGACGAGAGCAGCGAGAGCGTCCACGATGACCCAGAGGCGTCTCACAATCTGCCGCGTTCCAACACCTTCCCCTTTGGTGGTACGCCAAACCAGGAGGGGGCAGCACTGCAGATGAGCGGCCAACGCCGCTATGGGGGCACAACAG